Genomic DNA from Desulfonema ishimotonii:
CCTGCCGGTCAGCCCTACTGGCCCGGATCGGTAAAACCATTCACGTTACCCGAATGACAGAATCACAAAAAACAGATAGCAGGCTCTGCGACACCGGCGTCATTCACGGGCGGTTTCAGGTCTGTCACAACGACCACCTCCGGTATCTTCTGTCCGGCAAGGCGTTATGCCGCCATCTGGTGGTGGGCATCACCAACCCGGACCCGTTTATGACCCGGACGGAATCGGCTGACACGCAGCGCAACGCCCCCCTGGCCAACCCTCTGACCTATTACGAACGGTATCACATGCTCCGTTCGGTCCTGCGGGATGCGGGTATTGCCGAGGATGAATTCTCCATTGTGCCCCTGCCCATTAACCTGCCGGAGCGTTATCAATACTATGTGCCGATGGATGCCGTGTTCTTCCTTTCCATCTATGACGACTGGGGACGGCGTAAACGCGACTACTTCCTGTCGCTGAGGCTGCGCACCCATATTCTCTGGGAAGTCAGTCCGGCGGAGAAAGGGATCAGCGCAAAGGATGTCCGGGAACTGATGATGGCGGGCCGCCCGTGGCACCATCTGGTGCCGTCTGCGGTGCCGCCTCTGATGGAACGATGGGGGATAGCCGAGCGGCTGCGGTGTCTCGCGGCAAATCCCCGGTGCTGAGGGATTTTTCAGGCAGGGGCAGAGGGAGATTTTTGTGCAGGTATCTCTGCAGGGGATTTGCAGGGACTGTGCCCGGAAACTAAAAAAGGGCTTACAGCGAAAAGCTGTAAGCCCTTGATTTTATATGGTGGGCCGTGAAGGAATCGAACCTTCAACCTACTGATTAAGAGTCAGTCGGTCAGACTTTCACACAGCTTCACACACTCCCCCCAAAGCCCTTGACAATCAAGTAAATATGGTCTAACATCCTTCACACGACTTCACAAAGACCCCCACACTTTCAGCTAAAATTTAGGGATATGGCAGGGATAAACCCGCCAAATGAAGCTTGTCAGAAGGTAATCATATGTCAAAATGGAAGACCACAAAATACCCCGGAGTCAGATACCGGGAACATGAATCCCGGAAACACGGCGTGAAGAAAGACCGTTATTTTTCTGTCCGGTATCAGAGAAACGGCAAACAGAGGGAAGAGGGTTTAGGGTGGGCCTCTGCTGCCGGTTGGACAGAGAAAAAGGTTATCGACGCACTGGCGGAGATTCGGGAGAACATCAGAAGAGGGCAGGGGCCACAAAGCTTTAAAGAGGCCAGAGAAGGCATAAGACAGGACCGCATAAAGGATGCAGCACAAGAGGAAGAGGACCGGCTTAACAGTATCACGTTTGGCCAGTTTTTCCGGGATTCATATTTACCCGACGCCAAACAGAATAAAAAAGAACGTTCATGGCAGACCGAAAAAAACTTTTTCCGTATGTGGATCAGTCCGACCATCGGCAAAAAGAGATTATCTGAGGTTTCCGTTGCCGATTTGGAGCGGATCAGAAACAAAATGCTGTATGCCGACCTTTCCCCCAGAACCGTTCAATACTGTCTGGCAACCATCCGGCAGATATACAACAGAGCTAAGACACTTCGCATATTCACAGGGGAGAACCCCGCAACCCTGATTAAAACCCCGAAAATAGATAACAAACGGCAGCGCTTTTTAACCAGAGAAGAGGCCGACAGACTGTTAGGCCATTTGAAATACCGAAGCCTTCAGACACATGATATGGCCCTGTTAAGCCTTCACTGCGGTCTCAGGGCCGGGGAAATATTCTCTCTGACCTGGGATTGCATAGACTTTGAAAATGATCAGATATTTTTGAGGGATACCAAGAACGGGAAAAACCGGTATGCCTACATGACGGGGCCTGCCAGGGAAATGCTGATGAACCGGCGCGGGAAAAAGGCAAGCGGTTATGTCTTCAAAAGTCGTAACGGAAAGAAAATAACTGAAATGTCAGGCACGTATAAACGGGCTGTTGAAGCGGTCGGGCTGAACGACAATATAACCGATTATCGGCAAAAGGTTGTGTTCCATACCCTGAGACATACCTTTGCAAGCTGGCACGTTCAGGACGGCATACCCCTTTTCACTGTGGCAAAACTTATGGGCCATAGTTCAACAGCCATGACAGAACGATATAGCCACTTGGCCCCGAACGATATGAAAAATGCTGTGAAAAGATTTGATGATAATCTTGAAAAAGAATCAAAGGTGATAGATTTTCAGGATCATATTCTGAGACGGAAAGGGGGTGAAAAGTAAAATTCACGCTAAAACAATGTCAGTAAAGTCAGTATAGTCAGTAAGGCCAGTATTTACGGGCCTTCACAGCGGATGACATTGGTCAGTCAATGTCAGTAAAGTCAGTAAAGCCCAAAAGAAGCGGGGCCAAACGGTGCGGCAAACACCGAATGACCCCTGAACCGAAAACAGTAAAGAGACTACTGTAAGCGGCCTACAAACCCAAATACACTATCACAGATTTCCTTTCAAGTCATTAGTGTAAACCCGCCTTTACAGTAGTTCTCCCACCACACAAAAGGAGAACTATCTTGAACACTCCCAAAGAAGCAGAAACCAGAATCAGACAGGCCAGTCTTTCTCTTGACCGGCTTTTCATCCCCATTGACGAACTCCGCCACCGGGCCGGGCTTGATTATGCCGAATTTGATCAGGCGTTGCTCAGGCTTGCACGGCAGGAAAAGATTCAGCTTTTGCACGGCGATCAGCGGGAGCGCTGTTATGCTGACCTGCTGTATGTGCCGGGGTCCGTCCCTGATATTCCGTATGTCCTCATTCAATGGTTAGAGGTGATGCCATGATGAAATTTATCAGGAACAACCGGGGGGCCGGAGCCATTGACTTTTTTATCATTGCCCTGCTGGGATACATGGCGGTCTGTCTGCTGTTCACCCACAAGAAAAGCCCCATGTATTACAAGGCCATACAGACCGAACGGAGACAGGCCAAAGACACCGAGGCAAAGAAAGCAGAGCTTAGAGCGCTTCTGAAGGCCTACGAAAAGCAGGACCGATAAGGGGGATACCATGAAACTTACAGACATCATCATCTTTGCCCTTATCGGGGCGATTGCATGGACTATGCTCACCACATTCAAAGAAGACGAACGGCGACGCCAGCACAATCCGGATCAGGAAGCCATTGCATTTCTGATGGAGACTTACGGGATGGATCAGGCCGGAGCCGAGGCTATCGCCAGGGGCCGGGATTAAAAATCAGAAAGGGGGTATCCGAAATGGCTACCCCTTTTTTGCCATGTCATTTTCAATTCTGTACTGAAACAATGTCTGCAATGTCTGCAATGTCTGCAATGGTAGTAAAATCAAGGGCTGACGGATGCAGACATTAAGTCTGCAATGTCTGCAATGTCTGCATAAAAAGGGGGCTTTATGAAAGAATATCTCTTTAAGACGGTGTTTGTGTGTATAATCCCGTTTATTTTCACATCAGGGGCCAGGGCGTGGAACCCGTTTGAAAGCAAAGCGGATGTTCTGAGAGAACAGCGACAACTTGAAATGGTCAGAAGCATTAACGAAATGAAGAAAATGAGATTGAGGCAGGATTTGAAAACACAGGATGCGATACTTGAAACGCAGATGCAGCCCATAGCCGCATTGAAAGCCCGGCTTGACCTGGCGGAATACCAGAGGGAAGAGGCCGAGGGAAAAAACCGGGTATATTTCTCTCTCCTGTGTTTCCTTTTTGCCCTGCTATCAATAGGTTGTGCCCTGGTTGTCTGGTTAACCCGTTTAAACACGCAATCAGGCCGGGAAAATACCGAACTGAGGCGGCTTCTGAGGCACGAAAAACAAAGGGCTACCAAGATATACCACTATGCAAGAACGCTTGAACAGCGGCAAATCACAGCTTCTGAGAGTATGAAAATGATTAATACGGGGGTGACGGAATGAGACAACCTGCTGATAATATCCGATTCAGAGCCGGTCTGGTATCCGTTGCGGTTCTGGGATTGCTGACAGATTATTTCATCAGCACCTTTGCGGCTTTCTGTGTGGTGGCCGGGGTTGCCGGATCAGTTATGGCGTGGTTTGCAGCCGGGGCGCTGATAGACCTTTCCTGCAAACTGGCGGATGCGTCGGCAGCATGGAACCGGGCACGGGCGGAAAGATATTCTGTTCATGGTGGGAACGGGTTCTATCTGTCTGTTGATCAGAAGACCGGCGAAATGGCGACGTTTCAGCGACAACGGAAAGCAGCGCCATTGACCCGGATTGAAGCTGATGAACAGACCGCCGAAGCCGTGCCGGTAATGCCTCAGATAGCTGAGAGTCTCACTCTGTTCATTGCCGGGGAACAGGGAGCCGGTAAGACAACGCTGTTAAGCCATATCGCAGAGGACCGGGCGAACCGGGGCCATGATGTACTGATCATTGATTCACATGGCTATGACGGGAAATACGGGCCTTTCCCGATC
This window encodes:
- a CDS encoding nicotinate-nucleotide adenylyltransferase; this encodes MTESQKTDSRLCDTGVIHGRFQVCHNDHLRYLLSGKALCRHLVVGITNPDPFMTRTESADTQRNAPLANPLTYYERYHMLRSVLRDAGIAEDEFSIVPLPINLPERYQYYVPMDAVFFLSIYDDWGRRKRDYFLSLRLRTHILWEVSPAEKGISAKDVRELMMAGRPWHHLVPSAVPPLMERWGIAERLRCLAANPRC
- a CDS encoding tyrosine-type recombinase/integrase, which produces MSKWKTTKYPGVRYREHESRKHGVKKDRYFSVRYQRNGKQREEGLGWASAAGWTEKKVIDALAEIRENIRRGQGPQSFKEAREGIRQDRIKDAAQEEEDRLNSITFGQFFRDSYLPDAKQNKKERSWQTEKNFFRMWISPTIGKKRLSEVSVADLERIRNKMLYADLSPRTVQYCLATIRQIYNRAKTLRIFTGENPATLIKTPKIDNKRQRFLTREEADRLLGHLKYRSLQTHDMALLSLHCGLRAGEIFSLTWDCIDFENDQIFLRDTKNGKNRYAYMTGPAREMLMNRRGKKASGYVFKSRNGKKITEMSGTYKRAVEAVGLNDNITDYRQKVVFHTLRHTFASWHVQDGIPLFTVAKLMGHSSTAMTERYSHLAPNDMKNAVKRFDDNLEKESKVIDFQDHILRRKGGEK